In Solenopsis invicta isolate M01_SB chromosome 1, UNIL_Sinv_3.0, whole genome shotgun sequence, one genomic interval encodes:
- the LOC105201236 gene encoding mucin-5AC isoform X1 — protein sequence MDWEVRAASLILCLGILLATIQDGIAERRIVCYYTNWSVYRPGTAKFSPQNINPYLCTHLIYAFGGFTKENALKPFDKYQDIEKGGYAKFTGLKTYNKNLKTMLAIGGWNEGSSRFSPMVADPARRREFVKNAVKFLRQNHFDGLDLDWEYPAFRDGGKPRDKDNYANLVQELREEFERESSKTGRPRLLLSMAMPAGVEYIDKGYDVPRLNEYLDFINLLSYDYHSAYEPAVNHHSPLYPLEEDNEYNYDAELTIDYTINYLLEKGASADKVVLGIPTYGRSYTLFNQDATELGSPADGPGTEGEATREKGYLAYYEICESIAESDEWVVVQPNPKSMGPYAFKGNQWVGYDDEDIVKLKAHYVNEKKLGGIMFWSIDNDDFRGKCSGRPYPLIEAAKETLLTDNSRNTIDKIKSADSRKKIRTQSTQSNIRKSSTSSRRSSTTSAPITSKRVSSSRPKYRINPQASKEEQDDREVSRRSYDPSSNDDAETRNTVRVTEKTEPPKNRNRSKTQSGTTDSTRSTRRKQSRRKGQSKTGENEESLSNKLTTPEPPTTPDPGTDFKCEDEGFFPHPRDCKKYFWCLDSGPSGLGVVAHQFTCPSGLVFNKAADSCDYPRNVICPKALKASLASTTRSPITAATSRTTYLHSTTTAKTESKEYDSEEDYEELEESKEEEEEEEEEEEEEEEEEVKEEPKTTTTAKPLVYKTLTRNRPSTTTTTTTTTSKPSEPERIIDNEDEEDPKVIKELIDLIKKAGGIEELEKQLLFQEKNSDTKSGSESITPATISRSLYERVLIRQANKLGNQRPILSSSEISYVNGPGRAQFEGLDDIPEVKSLRRSQKPQYVTIERSKSVTKDSPSDDEDIVEIEEDDNTDVATSEEKNVSNPLDDSSSTQRVTPSYVNIRRTRLSTTTSRTENDVEQKEVEIVEQRPTRRRRPFVSSRQDNEANSETSKSFRTRDSSFRKSEKRDEVKNTDQSAEKDDESTAKSRYTNVQRFRSTTLKTEENLSSLAPLPEVTSVTTSPKLEEHSEVPKTTAGTTISSTTPATTSTSTEVITVISVEPPENSSSVSPKADISSTTDAVKLVEDSATEILLTTLPATSSSSSQSTTTTTATLASRSTIAAVSQPRPFGFPRRRIGTSETTTTATTPLSRFKVADSEAIRLPTLKELIGYPTTDYDDRTPTTLSSVLLHLLRNDVDNDISRQNVEESLKGTDELEESEKEFGQSSRNVIEETGDLWLQQASKNKAKSRAPRKEYVTNFDERVSVTNTVEGDENKQKISTTSIYLKPTTMRGIPLASLIPNPIIRGFYVTKSENDVSSSKLIDSSTLFHTTIDIPIEQQTESTLISDISTGETVTVTHRETVTVTHRDATEPEFDVNDVVNDNDIHINKEKYSTPSSSEIFSKDSDNTENISNHEKPNLVTILVNRQTSKKEKLMSNFDHNTPLSNARVETSTTPTRRRIALTISKYNEATTPLWSGRRIVAKRRHRTTVSPIKDAIRQIESDSIYPATNILRNTSLTTKSASTLTSRRRKLPTTSTTPLNVPDSTASLDILNIHNDFIINSKDTKIENSENYATVKATVTSMNSVIAATPSISKIIPTTNDPITANVPTFSNDHTTMTVPAVANAPITIPSMIAVSKAPIVATDATINTSATINDGVETTLNYFVTDNQAIKNTNEILSDSAITIVPSIKTEITTENVNSVVSETTVTDPAITIELANTEVESTFTTNYSTITIPVTVSTQEIAIDSANVTTVTNADIGITSIIANDSTVAIPTTVNTYNVKTDGAANDGVETSSTIENYPTFTTTAIKNTTTIPIPTTASPLKTIISSSTMDMQHVRATTSMTTSNLSNENTVTENITTTTMPLNIIIPTITDLNIITLSANTSISSTSTTSEIPPTTIQFRTNSVTSSKALITSAVINSTSLAAPTTLTTESSTIHHTDLNNIDNNSEILTVTATAESTQTTNIPTTFENPEIFTSTATAFSEPLYNTNFETSVVTTALSTQEDESSSTSIVHTQTPSTFLSTATSITNKATVALEKSTTSATLSTTSGESIATNSIIQTITNTYKPDFVRTISEESITPEQKTDFKEVIKTQIRTKNRTSINKSSSTQTVSDSTTPEMKIVSEEAISKATESRKHNQTTSKPDTINYHSSQKTARRRVLNRTNNWLGSPLTLQRTNQYPQHRATLYRGRSQRPSTFTSSSKTIENNRRRRINQKRIRINSEAFNSTTRLDQDIDIQNTTKDNIYRVENGRRMKIVSKKIKERVEKEPTTTLPIIETTLVQTTVAENKMLQIHHENGNIEEKRKDVSKKIKQSQESFTMKESSIDYSSTNESLPNNSQSNLYVSEDSSKLEKPKELINVILKDDIRSKSEEKNPIEETSVDSDSINTNLQDNFSYTNKNLSDRRNVGRRARVVLKSVKPKPEEKNSINEETNADPDFAYSINKNHQNNTNNFNINQNFSNGKETRRRMRVMKKVKSKSEEEGTTTEEVSTEYNSNESLEGTFSNNFYSDRNFLSEHGTKRKMRVVLKSVKPKSEEKNSTVEKTPIDSTSTNKSLQDTFSNNFQSGKNLSIEHGTKRRMRVVLKNVKPKLVKENSTVEETSVDPNSINQNLQNTFSNHFHRGKVVPLKHGSRRRMRVVLKSVKPKSEKKNSTVKETNVDSETTDEDLLDSFSNNFHTNKNLSNEKETRKGMEVVLKSVKSQSKEMDSVAEETNADSNFIRKDIQVLHAFKFLHFSNNLNVSDNLPVKKKIIKYSKSEEEETMTKRPEDIVPQITRTSVPVEEDTEQPSLEVTNSGSVSHNPGNGYSNRHRKPTPFTTTTPLTNTLSNTLIVHRRGRPPTESTISPRIDFVDSFEGNEYIKPTAVLHDQNADVSDQSIRAQEFAVTLSDPPSSSSDIGRTPLRDADRRKISTTVAPRTDPTTIRTVSRYDTNFRSRQRIRPKDRPTVNATTRPRRPLVIDYDYYEDEVPIIVGKSALNSKLFLTSKGTIRCLDQGNFPHPYSCKKFITCARMVNGQVIGTEYTCPDKLSFDPVGGMCNWSAGLGCKD from the exons gAATCGCCGAACGTAGGATTGTCTGTTATTACACGAATTGGTCGGTGTATCGACCCGGCACAGCGAAATTCTCTCCTCAAAACATAAATCCATATCTTTGCACTCACCTGATCTATGCTTTCGGAGGTTTCACGAAAGAAAACGCGCTGAAACCGTTCGACAAGTATCAAGACATCGAGAAAG GCGGATACGCGAAATTTACGGGTTTGAAGACCTACAATAAGAACTTGAAGACGATGCTGGCGATCGGCGGCTGGAACGAGGGCTCCAGCAGATTTTCACCGATGGTGGCCGATCCCGCGAGGCGGCGGGAGTTCGTCAAGAACGCCGTCAAGTTCCTCAGGCAGAATCATTTCGACGGCCTCGATCTCGACTGGGAGTATCCGGCTTTTAGAGACGGCGGAAAGCCGCGAGATAAGGACAATTACGCCAACTTGGTGCAG GAACTTCGCGAGGAGTTCGAGCGTGAGTCCTCGAAGACCGGAAGACCGAGATTGTTGCTGTCGATGGCGATGCCCGCCGGCGTTGAGTACATTGACAAGGGTTACGACGTACCCAGACTGAACGAATACTTGGATTTCATCAATCTACTCTCTTACGATTATCACTCGGCGTACGAGCCTGCTGTCAATCATCATTCGCCGTTGTATCCTCTGGAGGAAGACAACGAGTACAATTACGACGCGGAATTGACTATC GATTATACAATCAATTATTTGCTGGAGAAAGGTGCGTCCGCGGATAAGGTCGTTCTTGGAATACCAACGTACGGTCGGTCGTACACGTTGTTCAACCAAGATGCAACTGAACTCGGATCGCCAGCGGATGGTCCGGGCACCGAAGGAGAGGCCACTCGAGAGAAAGGCTACCTTGCCTATTATGAG ATTTGCGAAAGTATAGCGGAATCCGATGAGTGGGTGGTCGTTCAGCCAAATCCCAAATCTATGGGACCATACGCCTTCAAGGGCAATCAATGGGTAGGATACGATGATGAGGACATAGTGAAATTGAAAGCTCACTAcgtaaacgaaaaaaaattggGAGGCATTATGTTTTGGTCAATAGACAACGACGATTTTCGTGGCAAATGCAGCGGCCGACCATATCCATTGATCGAAGCTGCCAAAGAAACATTGCTTACAGATAATAG cAGGAATACCATCGACAAGATAAAATCAGCAGACAGTCGAAAAAAGATTCGCACTCAAAGTACTCAGAGCAACATTCGTAAGTCGAGTACAAGCAGCCGAAGAAGTAGCACTACATCGGCTCCGATTACAAGCAAACGTGTATCTTCTTCAAGACCAAAATATCGTATCAATCCACAAGCGAGTAAGGAGGAACAGGATGATCGGGAGGTATCGAGGAGATCGTACGATCCGTCATCCAACGATGACGCAGAGACTCGAAATACCGTAAGAGTCACAGAAAAAACTGAGCCACCGAAAAATCGAAACAGGAGTAAAACGCAAAGCGGTACTACCGATAGCACCCGTAGCACCCGTAGAAAGCAGTCCAGACGAAAGGGACAAAGTAAGACTGGCGAGAACGAGGAATCCTTGAGCAACAAGCTAACAACCCCCGAGCCACCAACGACACCCGATCCAGGAACCG ACTTTAAATGCGAGGACGAAGGTTTCTTCCCACATCCTCGAGATTGCAAGAAGTATTTCTGGTGTCTTGATAGTGGTCCGAGTGGACTTGGCGTAGTTGCACATCAGTTCACCTGTCCTTcag GTTTGGTATTCAATAAGGCCGCCGATTCTTGTGACTATCCACGTAACGTAATTTGTCCTAAGGCATTGAAAGCATCGCTCGCCTCGACCACCAGATCGCCCATTACGGCTGCGACAAGTCGAACGACTTATTTGCATAGTACAACGACTGCAAAGACGGAATCGAAGGAGTACGATTCGGAAGAAGATTATGAAGAACTCGAGGAAagcaaagaagaagaagaagaagaagaagaggaagaagaggaagaggaagaagaggaagtaAAGGAAGAACCAAAAACTACTACCACAGCGAAACCACTTGTGTATAAAACACTTACCAGAAATAGACCAAGTACGACCACTACTACGACTACTACCACTTCGAAACCAAGTGAACCGGAGAGAATCATCGACAATGAAGACGAAGAAGATCCGAAAGTTATCAAAGAACTCATCGATCTTATCAAAAAAGCTG gtGGAATAGAAGAGTTGGAAAAGCAATTGCTATTTCAAGAAAAGAATTCGGACACCAAATCGGGCAGTGAAAGCATTACACCAGCTACAATTAGTCGCAGTTTATACGAGCGTGTATTAATTCGCCAGGCGAACAAACTCGGTAATCAGCGACCTATATTATCGTCCTCAGAAATCAGTTATGTGAACGGGCCAGGAAGAGCACAGTTCGAAGGCTTGGACGATATCCCCGAAGTGAAGAGTCTCAGGCGATCGCAGAAACCTCAATACGTCACTATTGAGAGATCCAA atcGGTTACGAAAGATTCTCCCTCGGACGACGAAGATATCGTTGAGATCGAGGAAGATGATAATACTGACGTAGCTACTTCTGAGGAGAAAAACGTCAGTAATCCGTTAGATGATAGCTCGTCCACACAACGAGTGACACCAAGTTACGTAAATATTCGACGAACGCGACTCTCCACCACGACGTCTAG aaccGAGAATGATGTGGAACAGAAGGAAGTAGAAATCGTGGAACAAAGACCGACTCGTAGACGACGACCATTCGTTTCTTCgag acaagaTAATGAAGCAAACTCTGAAACGTCTAAATCTTTTCGAACTCGTGATTCAAGTTTCag GAAATCAGAGAAGAGAGACGAAGTAAAAAATACGGATCAATCAGCAGAGAAAGACGATGAATCAACAGCCAAATCTAg GTATACCAACGTACAAAGGTTCAGAAGTACTACTTTGAAAACTGAAGAGAATTTGTCTAGCTTAGCACCCTTACCAGAAGTCACCAGCGTGACTACTTCACCGAAACTAGAAGAGCATTCAGAAGTACCCAAGACAACAGCTGGTACAACCATTTCGTCCACGACACCTGCGACCACTTCGACTTCCACCGAGGTCATTACCGTGATCAGCGTTGAACCGCCGGAAAACTCATCTAGTGTCAGTCCTAAAGCGGACATCAGCTCCACTACTGACGCAGTGAAACTGGTAGAAGATTCAGCGACGGAGATCCTGTTGACAACATTGCCGGCAACTAGCAGCAGCTCAAGTCAGTCGACGACGACTACAACGGCTACGTTGGCGAGCAGATCGACAATTGCCGCGGTATCACAACCGCGACCGTTCGGTTTCCCCAGACGAAGAATCGGTACATCAGAAACAACGACAACGGCGACAACTCCATTAAGCAGGTTCAAG GTCGCCGATTCGGAAGCTATCAGGCTGCCGACCCTGAAGGAATTGATCGGCTATCCGACGACTGACTACGACGATCGTACCCCCACGACGTTGTCGTCCGTACTCTTGCACTTGCTGCGTAACGACGTGGACAACGACATTAGCCGGCAGAACGTCGAGGAGTCGTTGAAAGGAACAGACGAGTTGGAAGAAAGCGAAAAAGAGTTTGGCCAGTCATCGAGAAATGTGATCGAAGAGACCGGTGACTTGTGGTTGCAACAAGCTTCAAAGAACAAAGCAAAATCTCGGGCTCCAAGAAAGGAATACGTCACAAACTTTGATGAACGAGTTTCAGTCACAAACACAGTCGAAGGAGACGAGAACAAACAAAAGATATCTACGACCTCAATCTATTTAAAGCCGACAACAATGCGCGGCATTCCTCTCGCCAGTCTTATTCCCAACCCAATAATCCGTGGATTTTACGTCACCAAGAGCGAGAACGATGTATCATCTTCGAAATTGATAGATAGTTCTACGCTATTTCACACGACGATCGACATTCCTATTGAACAGCAGACAGAAAGTACTTTAATTTCCGACATTTCTACTGGTGAAACCGTCACTGTCACTCATCGTGAAACCGTCACTGTCACTCATCGTGATGCGACTGAACCAGAATTCGATGTAAACGATGTCGTTAATGATAACGACattcatattaataaagaaaaatattccaCGCCTAGTTCGTCAGAGATTTTCTCGAAAGATTCTGATAACACTGAGAATATATCGAATCATGAAAAACCTAACTTAGTTACAATTCTTGTCAACAGACAAACgtccaaaaaagaaaaattgatgtcTAACTTCGATCATAATACACCTCTTTCCAACGCTCGTGTCGAAACTTCAACAACGCCAACAAGACGAAGAATTGCTCTAACTATAAGCAAGTATAACGAAGCTACCACTCCATTGTGGTCGGGCAGACGTATAGTGGCAAAGAGAAGACACAGGACCACCGTCTCGCCAATCAAGGACGCCATAAGACAAATTGAGAGTGATTCAATTTACCCTGCGACAAACATCCTAAGAAATACTTCGCTAACAACTAAGTCCGCTTCGACATTGACTTCAAGAAGACGTAAACTTCCCACGACTTCGACGACACCTCTGAACGTGCCCGATTCCACAGCATCTCTTGATATTTTGAATATTCACAatgatttcataataaattcaaaagacACAAAAATCGAAAACTCGGAAAATTATGCAACTGTAAAAGCCACGGTAACCTCGATGAACTCGGTAATCGCAGCAACACCTTCGATCTCAAAAATCATTCCGACGACAAATGATCCCATTACTGCTAACGTTCCAACTTTTTCAAATGATCATACAACCATGACGGTACCTGCAGTTGCAAATGCGCCTATTACGATACCATCGATGATAGCAGTTTCAAAAGCACCCATAGTTGCAACTGATGCTACAATCAATACATCCGCAACAATAAATGATGGAGTTGAAACTACTCTGAATTATTTCGTAACTGATAATCAAGCAATCAAGAATACAAACGAAATTCTATCTGATTCTGCAATTACGATCGTACCAAGCATTAAAACTGAAATTACTACCGAAAATGTAAATTCCGTAGTTTCAGAGACAACTGTAACTGATCCTGCGATTACAATTGAACTTGCAAATACTGAAGTCGAAAGTACATTCACGACAAATTATTCTACAATCACGATACCAGTAACTGTTAGTACGCAGGAAATTGCAATTGATTCTGCAAACGTAACTACAGTTACAAATGCTGATATTGGGATTACTTCTATAATTGCAAATGATTCTACAGTCGCAATTCCAACAACGGTAAATACGTATAATGTTAAAACTGATGGAGCTGCTAATGATGGAGTTGAAACATCTTCCACGATAGAAAATTATCCCACATTCACTACTACAGCAATTAAAAATACTACAACAATTCCCATTCCTACAACTGCTTCACCACTAAAAAcgattatttcttcttcaacCATGGACATGCAACATGTACGTGCTACTACATCTATGACAACGAGTAATCTCTCAAATGAAAATACTGTAACTGAAAACATAACAACTACGACTATGCCTCTTAACATAATTATTCCAACAATTactgatttaaatataattacactaTCTGCAAATACGAGCATTTCTTCTACTTCAACAACTAGCGAGATTCCGCCAACTACGATTCAATTTAGAACTAATTCTGTGACTTCATCCAAAGCTCTTATTACAAGTGCAGTCATAAATTCAACGAGTTTAGCTGCTCCCACAACTTTAACAACCGAATCTTCTACGATACATCATACAGatctaaataatattgataacaaTTCTGAGATATTAACTGTCACCGCAACTGCAGAATCTACTCAAACTACTAACATTCCTACGACATTCGAAAACCCTGAAATATTTACCTCCACAGCGACCGCATTTTCAGAGCCtctttataatacaaattttgaaacatcAGTTGTAACAACTGCATTGTCGACTCAAGAGGACGAAAGTTCCTCGACATCAATAGTTCATACTCAAACTCCTTCAACCTTCCTTTCGACTGCAACATCGATTACTAACAAAGCGACTGTAGCTTTAGAAAAATCTACAACTTCCGCGACGCTCTCTACGACTTCCGGCGAATCAATTGCAACAAATTCCATAATCCAAACAATTACAAACACTTATAAACCAGATTTCGTACGAACGATAAGCGAAGAGTCGATAACGCCAGAACAAAAGACAGATTTCAAAGaagttataaaaacacaaattcgAACTAAAAATCGAACAAGCATTAACAAGTCGAGTTCTACACAAACTGTGAGTGATTCTACAACTCCAGAGATGAAGATAGTGTCTGAAGAAGCTATTTCAAAAGCTACAGAAAGCCGAAAACACAATCAAACGACTTCAAAACCCGATACAATCAATTATCACTCCAGTCAAAAAACCGCCAGACGTCGCGTTTTAAATCGAACAAACAATTGGCTTGGAAGTCCTCTAACGTTGCAAAGAACTAACCAATATCCTCAACATCGGGCTACGTTATATCGCGGACGATCACAAAGGCCTTCTACTTTTACTTCGTCTTCAAAAACGATTGAGAataatcgtagaagaagaatCAATCAGAAGAGAATCAGAATTAACTCCGAAGCGTTCAATAGCACTACTAGACTCGATCAAGATATTGATATTCAGAATACTactaaagataatatttatcgAGTGGAAAATGGAAGAAGAATGAAAATTGTATCGAAGAAAATTAAGGAAAGAGTCGAGAAAGAACCAACTACCACTTTACCTATAATAGAAACAACTTTAGTTCAGACTACTGTTGCTGAGAATAAAATGCTTCAAATTCATCATGAAAAcggaaatattgaagaaaaacgGAAGGATgtatcaaaaaaaataaaacaatctcAAGAAAGCTTTACAATGAAAGAATCCAGTATCGATTATAGTTCTACTAATGAGAGTCTTCCAAATAATAGTCAAAGTAATCTTTATGTATCCGAGGATTCTTCTAAATTAGAAAAACCGAAAgagttaataaatgttatattgaaAGATGATATTAGATCTAAATCTGAGGAAAAGAATCCAATTGAAGAAACAAGTGTAGATTCTGATTCTATTAATACAAATCTTCAAGACAACTTTTCTTATACAAATAAGAATCTCTCTGACAGAAGAAATGTAGGAAGAAGAGCGAGAGTTGTATTGAAAAGTGTCAAGCCTAAACCTGAGGAAAAAAATTCCATAAATGAAGAAACAAATGCGGATCCTGATTTTGCGTATTCTATCaataaaaatcatcaaaataatacaaataattttaacataaatcagAATTTTTCCAATGGAAAAGAAACAAGAAGAAGAATGAGAGTTATGAAGAAAGTTAAATCTAAATCCGAAGAAGAGGGAACAACGACTGAAGAAGTCAGTACAGAATATAATTCAAATGAAAGTCTTGAAGgcactttttcaaataatttttacagcGATAGGAATTTTCTCTCTGAACATGGAACCAAAAGAAAAATGAGAGTTGTATTAAAGAGCGTCAAACCTAAGTCTGAGGAAAAGAATTCAACAGTTGAAAAAACACCTATAGATTCTACTTCTACTAATAAAAGTCTTCAAGatactttttcaaataattttcagaGTGGTAAAAATCTTTCCATCGAACATGGAACTAAAAGAAGAATGAGAGTTGtattaaaaaacgtcaaacctAAACTTGTGAAAGAAAATTCAACAGTTGAAGAAACGAGTGTAGATCCCAATTCTATCAATCAAAATCTTCAAAACACTTTTTCTAATCATTTTCACAGAGGTAAAGTTGTTCCTCTCAAACATGGAAGTAGAAGAAGAATGAGAGTTGTATTGAAGAGCGTCAAACCCAAatccgaaaaaaaaaattcaacagtTAAGGAAACAAATGTAGATTCTGAAACTACCGATGAAGATCTTCTAGatagtttttcaaataacttCCACACGAATAAAAATCTTTCCAATGAAAAGGAGACACGAAAAGGAATGGAAGTTGTATTGAAAAGCGTTAAATCTCAGTCCAAAGAAATGGACTCAGTAGCTGAAGAAACAAATGCAGATTCTAACTTTATCAGAAAGGATATTCAAGTACTTCACGCGTTCAAGTTTTTACACTTTTCAAATAATCTTAATGTGAGTGATAATCTTCCCGtcaagaaaaagataataaagtaTTCTAAATCCGAGGAAGAGGAAACGATGACCAAACGGCCGGAAGACATAGTGCCGCAGATCACGAGGACGTCTGTTCCGGTCGAGGAGGACACTGAACAACCCTCGCTCGAG GTGACGAACAGTGGTTCGGTTAGTCACAATCCAGGAAACGGATATTCTAACAGACACAGAAAACCGACACCGTTCACAACGACTACTCCGCTAACCAACACCTTGTCGAACACACTGATCGTTCATCGAAGAGGTAGACCACCAACCGAGTCTACCATATCACCAAGAATAGATTTCGTGG ACTCGTTCGAGGGCAATGAATATATCAAGCCGACCGCCGTCTTGCATGATCAGAATGCAGACGTGTCCGATCAAAGCATCCGCGCTCAAGAATTTGCGGTGACATTGTCGGATCCGCCGTCCTCGTCATCGGACATTG GTCGAACGCCGTTAAGGGATGCTGATAGGCGCAAGATAAGCACCACCGTAGCACCTAGAACAGACCCTACGACCATTAGGACGGTCTCGAGGTACGATACAAACTTTCGAAGCCGCCAGAGAATTCGGCCAAAAGACAGGCCTACGGTGAACGCGACCACAAGGCCCAGAAGACCGCTGGTGATCGACTACGATTATTACGAGGACGAGGTGCCGATCATCGTCGGCAAGTCCGCCCTAAACAGTAAACTCTTCCTCACGAGTAAGGGTACCATACGCTGCCTGGACCAGGGCAACTTTCCGCATCCATATTCGTGCAAGAAATTCATTACCTGTGCCCGTATGGTGAACGGCCAGGTGATCGGAACCGAGTATACCTGTCCCGATAAACTGTCCTTCGATCCGGTCGGCGGTATGTGCAATTGGTCCGCCGGTCTTGGTTGTAAGGACTGA